A window of the Vicia villosa cultivar HV-30 ecotype Madison, WI unplaced genomic scaffold, Vvil1.0 ctg.001183F_1_1, whole genome shotgun sequence genome harbors these coding sequences:
- the LOC131633869 gene encoding uncharacterized protein LOC131633869 — protein sequence MSSTMQNKLQSIHAPPHLKTPNKIVSTLNQNNQTNQQPSAGKIKRLVLTQEGRTKLNLYQDKEFYANPRLVTHVDDGFISTLTNLYRERLRPDTEILDLMSSWVSHLPSDVKYKRVVGHGMNAQELAKNPRLDYFVIKDLNKDQLFEFESCSFDAVLCTVSVQYLQQPEKVFAEVFRLLKPGGVFIVSFSNRMFYEKAISAWREGTAYSRVQFVVQYFQSVEGFTEPEVIRKLPAPNDGENSPAGLIMKLFGLFSGSDPFYAVIAYRNFKPIYDN from the exons ATGTCTTCAACAATGCAAAACAAACTGCAATCCATCCATGCACCACCTCATCTCAAAACTCCAAACAAAATAGTTAGCACATTAAACCAAAACAACCAAACCAACCAACAACCATCAGCAGGCAAAATTAAAcgtcttgttctaacacaagaaGGTAGAACCAAACTGAACCTTTACCAAGACAAAGAGTTTTACGCAAATCCGCGCCTCGTGACTCATGTCGATGATGGATTCATTTCTACACTAACAAATCTTTACAGAGAAAGGTTGAGACCTGACACTGAAATTCTTGATCTCATGAGCTCTTGGGTTAGCCATCTACCAAGTGATGTCAAATACAAAAGAGTAGTTGGGCATGGGATGAATGCACAAGAGCTTGCAAAGAATCCAAGGTTGGATTACTTTGTTATAAAGGATCTTAATAAAGATCAactgtttgaatttgagagttgtTCTTTTGATGCAGTTCTGTGCACTGTTAGTGTGCAGTATCTCCAACAACCAGAAAAG GTATTTGCAGAGGTGTTTAGGTTGCTAAAACCAGGAGGGGTGTTCATAGTGAGTTTTAGCAACAGAATGTTTTATGAGAAAGCCATAAGTGCATGGAGGGAAGGAACTGCTTACAGTAGGGTTCAGTTTGTGGTTCAGTACTTCCAATCAGTGGAAGGTTTCACAGAGCCAGAGGTAATTAGAAAGCTTCCAGCACCTAATGATGGAGAAAACTCACCAGCTGGCTTGATCATGAAGCTCTTTGGATTGTTTTCAGGGTCAGATCCCTTTTATGCAGTTATTGCTTATAGAAATTTTAAGCCAATATATGATAATTGA
- the LOC131633868 gene encoding uncharacterized protein LOC131633868 isoform X2 yields MSNAPRRVGPDFFGYYSSEVVNLLSRDENVLPVTTQLSELPQNKCGGGGKNLVNRSYTLSGPLYNNGVGDGLSDFEKDRLKSLLRQSAFTLSSEVDEVVDPVFTMYHLQSGLRSKTHSLNLATIRSDDAPQISSKKQKVTSPSSSARPDLAQNGDVNSQSSMKMRNDLQFLLENDSVEVDEMVKKYSDELSETGIWNKNLSYFLTRLCQSAENLDRVVEIICRSRPEEEQSCDKIFVDLEKEDNATLWRLYYYVEAVEKANSLSCSKEV; encoded by the exons ATGTCAAATGCCCCTAGAAGAGTTGGGCCAGATTTCTTTGGTTATTATTCATCTGAAGTAGTAAATCTATTGTCCCGAGATGAGAATGTTTTGCCTGTCACTACCCAATTATCTGAGCTACCACAGAATAAATGTGGCGGGGGAGGAAAGAACCTTGTTAATCGCAGTTATACTCTTTCTGGTCCTTTATATAACAATGGTGTTGGAGATGGGCTCTCGGATTTTGAAAAGGACAGATTAAAGTCACTGCTCAGACAGAGTGCATTTACTCTTTCATCAGAAGTTGATGAG GTGGTGGACCCTGTTTTCACTATGTACCATTTGCAATCTGGGCTAAGAAGTAAAACACATTCCTTGAATCTTGCAACAATCAGATCTGATGATGCACCGCAAATTTCTTCTAAAAAGCAAAAGGTGACCTCACCCTCATCTTCAGCTAGGCCTGATCTTGCACAAAATGGCGATGTCAATTCCCAAAGCAGTATGAAG ATGAGGAATGATCTTCAGTTCCTGTTGGAGAATGATAGTGTGGAGGTTGATGAGATGGTGAAGAAATATTCGGATGAACTCTCTGAAACA GGTATATGGAACAAAAACTTGAGTTACTTCTTGACGCGGTTATGTCAAAGTGCAG AAAATCTTGACCGCGTGGTGGAGATAATTTGTCGAAGTAGGCCAGAAGAAGAACAAAGTTGTGACAAAATATTTGTTGATTTGGAAAAAGAG GATAATGCTACATTGTGGAGACTTTATTACTATGTTGAAGCTGTTGAGAAAGCCAATAGTCTTTCTTGTAGTAAAGAGGTATAG
- the LOC131633868 gene encoding uncharacterized protein LOC131633868 isoform X1 has product MSNAPRRVGPDFFGYYSSEVVNLLSRDENVLPVTTQLSELPQNKCGGGGKNLVNRSYTLSGPLYNNGVGDGLSDFEKDRLKSLLRQSAFTLSSEVDEVVDPVFTMYHLQSGLRSKTHSLNLATIRSDDAPQISSKKQKVTSPSSSARPDLAQNGDVNSQSSMKMRNDLQFLLENDSVEVDEMVKKYSDELSETLGYMEQKLELLLDAVMSKCRPMALVEKQQLQRLIQRLPAENLDRVVEIICRSRPEEEQSCDKIFVDLEKEDNATLWRLYYYVEAVEKANSLSCSKEV; this is encoded by the exons ATGTCAAATGCCCCTAGAAGAGTTGGGCCAGATTTCTTTGGTTATTATTCATCTGAAGTAGTAAATCTATTGTCCCGAGATGAGAATGTTTTGCCTGTCACTACCCAATTATCTGAGCTACCACAGAATAAATGTGGCGGGGGAGGAAAGAACCTTGTTAATCGCAGTTATACTCTTTCTGGTCCTTTATATAACAATGGTGTTGGAGATGGGCTCTCGGATTTTGAAAAGGACAGATTAAAGTCACTGCTCAGACAGAGTGCATTTACTCTTTCATCAGAAGTTGATGAG GTGGTGGACCCTGTTTTCACTATGTACCATTTGCAATCTGGGCTAAGAAGTAAAACACATTCCTTGAATCTTGCAACAATCAGATCTGATGATGCACCGCAAATTTCTTCTAAAAAGCAAAAGGTGACCTCACCCTCATCTTCAGCTAGGCCTGATCTTGCACAAAATGGCGATGTCAATTCCCAAAGCAGTATGAAG ATGAGGAATGATCTTCAGTTCCTGTTGGAGAATGATAGTGTGGAGGTTGATGAGATGGTGAAGAAATATTCGGATGAACTCTCTGAAACA CTAGGGTATATGGAACAAAAACTTGAGTTACTTCTTGACGCGGTTATGTCAAAGTGCAG GCCAATGGCCCTTGTTGAAAAACAGCAGCTACAGAGATTAATTCAGAGGCTACCTGCAGAAAATCTTGACCGCGTGGTGGAGATAATTTGTCGAAGTAGGCCAGAAGAAGAACAAAGTTGTGACAAAATATTTGTTGATTTGGAAAAAGAG GATAATGCTACATTGTGGAGACTTTATTACTATGTTGAAGCTGTTGAGAAAGCCAATAGTCTTTCTTGTAGTAAAGAGGTATAG